The window CGTCGCGAGGAGGGGGCGGTGCTCCACGATCCCGAGGAGGTCGCGCGGCGCATGCTCGAGCTCGTGCGCACCGGCACGCTCACGGCACGCGACGGCAGCGTCGTGGCCGTCCGCGCCGAGTCGGTGTGCGTCCACGGCGACAGCCCCGCGGCGGTCGAGATGGCGCGGGCGGTGCGCTCGGCCCTCACCGTTGGCGGCATCGACGTGTCGAGCGTTGTCCCGGCGGGCCGGTGAGCGACGTGCAGGCGAGCTTCCGCCCCGCCGGCACGGCGGGCGTCCTCATCGATTGCGGCGATCTCGACGCCGCCCTCCGCGTGTTCACCGTGCTCCGGGCCGCGCGCGACGAGGGTGCGCTCGCGGTGGGTGAGATCGTGCCCGCCGCTCGCACGGTGCTCGTCGTGGGCGGCGAGGCGCGTGACCCCCGGCGGCTCGTGCCGAAGCTGCGGCGACTCATCGAGGCGGGGGCCGCGGCGGCCGAGATCGGCACCTCGGCCACCGAGACCGTGATCCCCGTGGCCTACGAGGGCCCCGACCTCGGCGAGGTCGCCGCACTCACCGGGATGAGCGCGCAGCAGGTCATCGAGCGGCACGCCGCGAGCGAGTACACCGTCGCCTTCACGGGCTTCGCACCGGGCTTCGCGTACCTCTCGGGCGGCGACCCCGCGCTCGAGGTGCCGCGCCGCTCGACGCCGCGCTCGCGGATCGAGGCGGGCGCTGTCGGCCTCGCGGGCCCCTTCTCGGGCGTCTACCCGCGCGCGAGTCCGGGTGGCTGGCAGATCATCGGCCGCACCGACCACGCCATGTGGGACACGCGGCGCGAGCAGCCCGCCGCGCTGCTCGCGGGCGGCACCGTGCGCTTCCGACCCGAGCGCGAGCACGTGTCGGCCCGCGCCGACCGGACGCCCGAGCGGACGACTCCCCCACCGCCCGGCGCCGGCCCGGATGCCGCCACCGGGACCCCGAGCCTGCGCGTCATCGATCCGGGGCTGCAATCGCTCGTCGAGGACGCGGGCCGCCGGGGCGTGTCGGGCATGGGCGTCGGCGCCTCGGGCACGGCCGTGCCGCGAGCCCTCGGGCGCGCGAACCGTCTCGTCGGCAACCGGCCCGGCGCGGCGGCCGTCGAGCTCGCACACGGTGGGTTCGCGGTCGAGGCCGTCGCGACGACCGTGCTCGCCCTCACGGGGGCCGAACGCCGCGGCCGCGTGACCGGCCCGTCCGGCACGCGCGCGGCGCCGCACGAGACGCCCTTCCGGCTCAGCACGGGCGAGCGCCTCGAGCTCGATGCGCCGCGGCGCGGGCTGCGGACGGTCCTCGCGGTGCGGGGCGGCGTCCTCGCCCCCGCGACCCTCGGCAGCCGCTCGCGGGACACGCTCGCGGGCCTCGGCCCCGAGCCGCTCGCGGCGGGGGACGTGATCGCCGCGGGCGACGACGCGGTCGCCGCGGTCGGTGCACCCGAGCCGCCGGTCCCGACCGAGCTCCCCGCCGCGGGTGAGGAGACGACGCTGCGCGTCGTCCTCGGCCCGCGCGACGACTGGTTCGACGCGCGCGCGCTCGCGACGTTCACGGGCGAGTCGTGGGAGGTGACCCCGCGCAGCGACCGCGTCGGCGTCCGCCTCGCCGGCACCCCGCTCACGCGCGCCGAGGGATACCGCGACCGCGAGCTCCCGAGCGAGGGGATGGTGCTCGGCGCCCTCCAGGTGCCCCCGGACGGGCAGCCCGTGCTCTTCCTCGCCGATCGGCCGCTGACCGGCGGCTACCCCGTGATCGCGGTCGTCCACGACGACGACCTCGAGACGGCCGCCCAGCTCGTGCCGGGCAGCCGCATCCGTTTCACCCCGAGCGACGAGGCCGGTCGGCCCTCGACGACCGAACACCCGGGCACCGACACCGACACCGAGCAGGAGATGCCGTCATGACCATCAGCAGGATCCTCATCGCCAATCGTGGCGAGATCGCCGTCCGCGTGATCCGCGCGGCGAAGGAGGCGGAGATCGCGACCGTCGCGATCTACGCCGACGAGGACGCCGACGCCGTGCACGTGCGCCTCGCCGACGAGGCCTACGCGCTCGGTGGGCGGCTCCCCGCCGACACCTACCTCGACGCCCGGAAGATCCTCGACATCGCCGCCCGCTCGGGTGCCGACGCGGTCCACCCCGGCTACGGCTTCCTCTCGGAGCGCGCCGATTTCGCACAGGCCGTGATCGACGCGGGGCTCATCTGGATCGGTCCCGACCCCGGCACGATCGAGCTCCTCGGCGACAAGGCGCGTGCGCGCTCCCTCGCGGCCGAGGTCGGCGCCCCGCTCGTGCCGGGCACGACGGGTGCCGTGTCGGACGTCGACGAGGTGCTCGCCTTCGCCGAGGAGTTCGGGCTGCCGATCGCGATCAAGGCGGTCTTCGGCGGTGGCGGGCGCGGCATGCGCGTCGTCCGCGAGGCCGGCGACATCCGCGAGGCGTACGACGCCGCGGTGCGCGAGGCCGTCGCGGCGTTCGGCCGCGGCGACTGCCTCGTCGAGCGGTTCCTCGACCGCCCCCGGCACATCGAGGCGCAGGTACTCGGCGATCGCACCGGCCGGGTCGCCGTGATCGGCACACGGGACTGCTCGCTGCAGCGGCGCAACCAGAAGCTCGTGGAGGAGGCGCCCGCGCCCTTCCTCGACGGCGAGCTGCGCGAACGCATCCACCGCTCTGCCGCCGACGTGTGTGCGGCGGCGGGCTACGTGGGTGCGGGCACCGTCGAGTTCCTGCTCGGCGAGGACGGCACGCTCTCGTTCCTCGAGGTCAACACGCGCCTGCAGGTCGAGCACCCCGTGACCGAGGAGGTGACGGGCGTCGACCTCGTGCAGGAGCAGTTCCGCATCGCGAACGGCCAGCCGATGTCGGTGCCCGAGACGATCCCCGCGTTCGGTCACGCGATCGAGTTCCGCATCAACGCCGAGGACCCGGCGCTCGGGTACCTCCCGACCCCGGGCCTCATCACGCGCTTCGACGCCCCCGGCGGACAGGGCGTGCGGCTCGACTCCGGCGTGCGCGAGGGGTACGTCGTGCCCGGCAGCTTCGACTCGATGCTCGCGAAGCTCATCGTGCACGGCGCCGATCGCGAGCAGGCGCTCGCGCGGGCGCGGCGCGCGCTCCGCGAGTTCGTGATCGAGGGCGTCGCGACCGTGCTGCCCTTTGATCGGCACGTCGTCACCGATCCCGCGTTCACGGCACCCGACGGACGGTTCGGGGTGCACACGAGGTGGATCGAGGAGGAGTGCGACGCGACGTTCGAACCGGCAGAGGCAGTTCCGACGCCCGGTGCGCCGCGACTCGTCCGCATGCCGATCGAGATCGACGGTCGACTCGCCGAGATCGGCCTCCCCGAGTCGCTGCTGTCGCGCCTCTCGACGGCCGAGGGAACCGGCTTCGCCGGGGCCGCGGACGACGGCGCCGACGCGGAACAGGCCGATCCCGGCGCACTTCTCGCGCCCTTCGACGGCACCCTGAGCGCGTGGAAGGTCGAGGACGGCGCCGAGGTCGAGGAGAACGAGACGGTTGCCGTCGTCGAGGCGATGAAGATGGAGGTGCCCATCAGGGCGCCCCGCGCGGGAACGCTCACGCAGCTCGTCGCCGCGGGCGACGCCGTCGCGGCCGGCGCCGAGCTCGGATCGGTCGACGCATGAGCGCGCACGAGGGTCGCGACCCGGACGGGCAGGCCACGACGGCGTCCCACACCACGGCGACGCCCGAACAACTCGCGGCGGCGCGAACCGCGCGCCTCGCGTACCGGGCGGGCACCGTCGAGCCGACGAGCGGCGTCGCCCACGGTCTCGTGCAGGCGAACCTCATCGCCGTGCCCGCCGACTGGGCGGACGACGTCCTGCTGTTCGCGCAGCGGAACCCGCGCCCGTGCCCCGTGCTCGACGTGCTCGACGCGGGGAGCATGAGGTCACGCCTCGCCCCCGACGCCGATCTCCGGACGGACATCCCGGCCTACCGCGTGTGGCGCGACGGGGTCCTGACCGACGAGCTCGACGACGCCTCGGCCGCGTGGGAGGAGCACCCCGACCTGGTGTCGTTCCTGATCGGCTGCAGCTTCACGTTCGAGGCCGGTCTCGTGGACGCCGGGATCGAGATCCGGCACCGCACGCTCGGCCGCAACGTGCCCATGTACCGGACGAGCCGGGCGTGCTCCCCCGCCGGGCGTCTGCGCGGCGACCTCGTCGTGTCGATGCGGCCGATCCCGGCCGAGCGGGTGGCGGACGCCGTCCGCATCTCGGGCCGCTACCCGGCCGTCCACGGCGCCCCGGTGCACGTCGGCGATCCCGCGAGCCTCGGGGTCCGGGACCTCGCGGCGCCCGAGTTCGGTGATGCGCCCGAGATCGAGCCCGGCGAGGTGCCCGTGTTCTGGGCGTGCGGGGTGACCCCGCAATCGGCGATCATGGCCTCGAAGCCACCGTTCGCCCTGACGCACGCGCCGGGCCACATGTTCATCACCGACGTGCCGAACGCCGCCTATCTCGCGTGAGTGACTCGGCTCGTCCCGAGCGGGGGGGGCTGGACGACACGCTCACGGAACGACGCGCTCACGAAACGACGAGGCCCCGCCGTCCGAAGACGGCGGGGCCGGTGGTACGCCCCCCGGGACTTGAACCCGGAACCCGCTGATTAAGAGTCAGCTGCTCTGCCAATTGAGCTAGAGGCGCAGGCGCTCACCTCGGTGAGCGACCGGACTACCGTAGCACCGCCCCGGACGAAACGCCAATTCGTCGACGCGTGCCACGATGGACGGTGCGCTCGACCGCACGACACGACGCCACGAAGGAGCACGATGACGACCGACACCCCGATCCGGCTCGAACCGGGCACGACCGCCCCCGACTTCGATCTGCCCGCCGCCGACGGGACGCGCGTCTCGCTCGCCGGCCTCCGCGGGAAGCGCGTCGTCCTCTACACCTATCCCGAGGCGGCGACGCCCGGCTGCACGACCGAGGCGTGCGACTTCCGCGACAGCTACCGCCCGCTCATCGACGCCGGCTACACGCTCATCGGCATCTCGTCCGACAGCCCCGAGAAGAACACCGCGTTCGCCGAGGCCGAGCATCTGCCGTTCCCACTCCTGAGCGACACCGATCACGCCGTACAGACCGCGTACGGGGCATACGGCGAACGCAACAAGTACGGTCGCATCGCCGTCGGCCCGATCCGCTCGACGTTCGTCATCGACGCGGACGGCCGCATCGAGCACGCGCTCTACAACGTCCGCGCGACGGGTCACGTCGCGCGTGTCCGCAAGGTCCTCGGGCTCGACGCGGCCTGACGGTCCGCGTCGCTCCGGCTGCGCCCGCCGGCGCGCGGCCGGAGCACCCCGACACCAGGCTCGTGGGACGGCGCGAGCGCCCGACCGACGAACGCGTGCGACTCAGCGCGCGTCGAGCTCGCGGCCGTCGCGATCACGCAGCGCGCCGCGCGTCGCCGGATGGAGGACGCACACGATCGCGATCACGGCCAGCACGACGAGCACCCAGCCGATCCACGCCGCCATGTCGCCCTGCAGGATCACCCATGCGGCGCCGATCTGCAGCACCTGCCATGTGATCGTCGCGCCGCGCACCCACGCGCGCCGCTGCCAGACGCCGATCACGAGGACGACGCCGAGAGCGAACGCGAGCACCGTGAGCGCGATGAGTGCGATCGACGCGACGAGCGAGTTCGGGACGTCGACGAGCACCTCGACGACGAGCAGCACGGCCGCGCCCAGCACGGCCAGTGCCTCGAGCGCGAGGACGCCCGCGAGAAGACGGAGAGGGGCGGGTCGGGTCGGCGTCGTCGCGGGCCCGTTCATGGCACTCCCAGCTCGATCAGGCAATTCTCTCTTGTCACGCGCCCACCCCTGTGGCAGGATTTTCCTTCAGGTAGAGAGAGCTTCCCCTGGGCGCAGTTCACGTTCAGTGTAGCGCCCCCAGAGCGCGGCGAAGCTCAACGCGATGCTCCCTCACGGGGGCATTTTCTCTGCGTCTGCCTCGCACATTAAGGAGCACCCATTCAATGGACTGGCGCGATAATGCCGCTTGCCTCACGGCCGACCCCG is drawn from Pseudoclavibacter chungangensis and contains these coding sequences:
- a CDS encoding urea amidolyase family protein is translated as MSDVQASFRPAGTAGVLIDCGDLDAALRVFTVLRAARDEGALAVGEIVPAARTVLVVGGEARDPRRLVPKLRRLIEAGAAAAEIGTSATETVIPVAYEGPDLGEVAALTGMSAQQVIERHAASEYTVAFTGFAPGFAYLSGGDPALEVPRRSTPRSRIEAGAVGLAGPFSGVYPRASPGGWQIIGRTDHAMWDTRREQPAALLAGGTVRFRPEREHVSARADRTPERTTPPPPGAGPDAATGTPSLRVIDPGLQSLVEDAGRRGVSGMGVGASGTAVPRALGRANRLVGNRPGAAAVELAHGGFAVEAVATTVLALTGAERRGRVTGPSGTRAAPHETPFRLSTGERLELDAPRRGLRTVLAVRGGVLAPATLGSRSRDTLAGLGPEPLAAGDVIAAGDDAVAAVGAPEPPVPTELPAAGEETTLRVVLGPRDDWFDARALATFTGESWEVTPRSDRVGVRLAGTPLTRAEGYRDRELPSEGMVLGALQVPPDGQPVLFLADRPLTGGYPVIAVVHDDDLETAAQLVPGSRIRFTPSDEAGRPSTTEHPGTDTDTEQEMPS
- a CDS encoding acetyl/propionyl/methylcrotonyl-CoA carboxylase subunit alpha gives rise to the protein MTISRILIANRGEIAVRVIRAAKEAEIATVAIYADEDADAVHVRLADEAYALGGRLPADTYLDARKILDIAARSGADAVHPGYGFLSERADFAQAVIDAGLIWIGPDPGTIELLGDKARARSLAAEVGAPLVPGTTGAVSDVDEVLAFAEEFGLPIAIKAVFGGGGRGMRVVREAGDIREAYDAAVREAVAAFGRGDCLVERFLDRPRHIEAQVLGDRTGRVAVIGTRDCSLQRRNQKLVEEAPAPFLDGELRERIHRSAADVCAAAGYVGAGTVEFLLGEDGTLSFLEVNTRLQVEHPVTEEVTGVDLVQEQFRIANGQPMSVPETIPAFGHAIEFRINAEDPALGYLPTPGLITRFDAPGGQGVRLDSGVREGYVVPGSFDSMLAKLIVHGADREQALARARRALREFVIEGVATVLPFDRHVVTDPAFTAPDGRFGVHTRWIEEECDATFEPAEAVPTPGAPRLVRMPIEIDGRLAEIGLPESLLSRLSTAEGTGFAGAADDGADAEQADPGALLAPFDGTLSAWKVEDGAEVEENETVAVVEAMKMEVPIRAPRAGTLTQLVAAGDAVAAGAELGSVDA
- a CDS encoding putative hydro-lyase codes for the protein MSAHEGRDPDGQATTASHTTATPEQLAAARTARLAYRAGTVEPTSGVAHGLVQANLIAVPADWADDVLLFAQRNPRPCPVLDVLDAGSMRSRLAPDADLRTDIPAYRVWRDGVLTDELDDASAAWEEHPDLVSFLIGCSFTFEAGLVDAGIEIRHRTLGRNVPMYRTSRACSPAGRLRGDLVVSMRPIPAERVADAVRISGRYPAVHGAPVHVGDPASLGVRDLAAPEFGDAPEIEPGEVPVFWACGVTPQSAIMASKPPFALTHAPGHMFITDVPNAAYLA
- a CDS encoding peroxiredoxin, which codes for MTTDTPIRLEPGTTAPDFDLPAADGTRVSLAGLRGKRVVLYTYPEAATPGCTTEACDFRDSYRPLIDAGYTLIGISSDSPEKNTAFAEAEHLPFPLLSDTDHAVQTAYGAYGERNKYGRIAVGPIRSTFVIDADGRIEHALYNVRATGHVARVRKVLGLDAA